The Haloplanus salinarum genome includes a region encoding these proteins:
- a CDS encoding carbohydrate ABC transporter permease — protein sequence MAQHKQAMEVSGVQNAYVGEEPDESGGSILESLPVSFEMLLLLPSIITLAVLSIIPLVVMIYLSFHEVNFTPVEEQIFIGLGNFAEMAADGGFWNSWKVTAIYVGGSLGLQLGLGIFISVMLHRVIKGENVFTSIIIMPMMIAPVVVGLIWQFLLDPSFGLYTYLLNQVGLFVNQPILGDSTSAMAAVILMDTWQWTPLIVLIVLARLKSIPEHLYEAARVDGATGITQFRHVTLPLLRPAIAIALLLRSMDLMRYFAKVFITTGGGPSSSTKIVGLYVYEQALRFYNLGYGSATGIVLLIVTILMGLAFVETIMGGAGDDE from the coding sequence ATGGCCCAACACAAACAGGCGATGGAGGTCTCCGGCGTCCAGAACGCGTACGTCGGAGAGGAGCCGGACGAGTCCGGCGGCTCGATCCTGGAGTCGCTTCCCGTCTCGTTCGAGATGCTGTTGCTCCTACCGAGCATCATCACCCTCGCGGTACTCAGCATCATCCCGCTGGTCGTAATGATCTACCTGTCCTTCCACGAGGTCAACTTCACCCCCGTCGAGGAGCAGATCTTCATCGGCCTCGGGAACTTCGCGGAGATGGCTGCGGACGGCGGGTTCTGGAACTCGTGGAAGGTGACGGCCATCTACGTCGGTGGGTCGCTCGGCCTGCAACTCGGGCTGGGGATCTTCATCTCGGTGATGCTCCACCGGGTCATCAAAGGCGAGAACGTGTTCACGAGTATCATCATCATGCCGATGATGATCGCGCCCGTGGTCGTGGGGTTGATATGGCAGTTCCTCCTGGATCCCTCGTTCGGACTGTACACGTACCTGCTGAACCAGGTCGGACTGTTCGTCAACCAGCCGATTCTCGGGGACTCGACCAGCGCCATGGCCGCGGTGATCCTGATGGACACGTGGCAGTGGACGCCGCTGATCGTCCTGATCGTGCTGGCGCGGTTGAAGAGCATCCCCGAACACCTCTACGAGGCGGCGCGCGTCGACGGCGCGACCGGCATCACGCAGTTCCGGCACGTGACGCTCCCGCTGTTGCGACCCGCCATCGCCATCGCCCTCCTGTTGCGCTCGATGGACCTGATGCGATACTTCGCGAAGGTGTTCATCACGACCGGTGGCGGTCCGTCGAGTTCGACCAAGATCGTCGGGCTCTACGTCTACGAGCAGGCGCTCCGGTTTTACAACCTCGGGTACGGCTCCGCTACCGGCATCGTCTTGCTGATCGTCACCATCCTCATGGGCCTTGCGTTCGTCGAGACGATCATGGGAGGTGCCGGCGACGATGAGTAG
- a CDS encoding carbohydrate ABC transporter permease: MSSSTRTALPKPVRRYGPVVALALISVWTLLPLAWMALSSLKIRRSMFEFPPTIFFDPTLRYYQEMFLGANPVTPFLVNSVIVALGTAVLSVGLGTVGGYGLSRLDLQGKKHLAFWIISTRMAPIVVVVIPLFYIYNALNLLNTHIGLIIAHTTFNLPFAIWLMRSFFDEVPEALEEAARIDGATKWEAFRKVSLPLVLPGMGATAIIAIVFSWNDFIFALIFTSNATQTMPVAASQLVTQTGTLWGRVMATGVVILLPMVTFGVIVKRYLVSGLTMGAVKQ; encoded by the coding sequence ATGAGTAGTTCCACACGAACGGCACTCCCGAAACCGGTCCGCCGATACGGACCGGTCGTGGCGCTGGCGTTGATCTCCGTCTGGACGCTGCTCCCGCTGGCCTGGATGGCGCTCTCGTCGCTGAAGATCCGGCGGTCGATGTTCGAGTTCCCGCCGACGATATTCTTCGACCCGACGCTTCGGTATTACCAGGAGATGTTCCTGGGCGCGAACCCGGTGACGCCCTTCCTCGTCAACAGCGTCATCGTCGCGCTCGGCACGGCCGTCCTCTCCGTGGGACTGGGAACCGTCGGGGGGTACGGTCTCTCGCGGCTCGACCTCCAGGGCAAGAAACATCTGGCGTTCTGGATCATCAGCACCCGGATGGCGCCCATCGTCGTCGTCGTCATCCCGCTCTTTTACATCTACAACGCGCTGAACCTGCTGAACACCCACATCGGGCTCATCATCGCCCACACGACGTTCAACCTCCCCTTTGCCATCTGGTTGATGCGCTCCTTTTTCGACGAGGTGCCCGAGGCCTTGGAGGAAGCGGCGCGTATCGACGGCGCCACCAAGTGGGAGGCGTTCCGGAAGGTGTCCCTCCCGCTCGTGTTGCCGGGGATGGGCGCCACCGCCATCATCGCCATCGTCTTCTCGTGGAACGACTTCATCTTCGCGCTGATCTTCACCAGCAACGCCACGCAGACGATGCCCGTCGCGGCGTCGCAACTGGTCACCCAGACCGGGACGCTCTGGGGGCGGGTGATGGCGACCGGCGTCGTCATCCTCCTGCCGATGGTCACCTTCGGCGTCATCGTCAAGCGATATCTCGTGAGCGGCCTGACGATGGGAGCGGTCAAGCAATGA